One region of Paraburkholderia acidiphila genomic DNA includes:
- a CDS encoding thiolase family protein: MNSREIVLCQPVRTAIGGFNGVFKGVPATELGAAAVRETLARAKLDPARLGSVVLGNVIQAGNKMNPARQAELGGGVPVQVPALTVNRVCGSGAQAIASAAQEVMLGLADVALAGGMENMDRAPYLLDGGRWGYRMGNAEIHDSMLRDGLVDAFSGQHSGWHTEDLVTQSALTRAEQDNWAVRSQQRFAAAQAAGRFKEEIAAVEVKGKKGMERIDTDEAPRPDTTLEALAKLRPAFRPDGTITAGNAPGLNSAASAMLVAERGFAESEGLSPMVKLVAWGVAAVEPGMFGLGPVPAVQLALGRAGWSLADVDRFEINEAFAAVPLAVMKQLGIPEDIVNVEGGAIAHGHPIGATGAILTTRLAWSMQRDGLRRGVVTLCIGGGQGIALALEKV; encoded by the coding sequence CTGAATTCGCGTGAGATCGTTTTGTGCCAGCCGGTGCGTACGGCAATTGGCGGTTTCAATGGTGTCTTCAAGGGCGTTCCCGCCACGGAGCTAGGCGCGGCGGCGGTGCGCGAAACGCTCGCGCGCGCGAAGCTCGATCCCGCGCGGCTCGGCTCCGTGGTGCTCGGCAACGTGATCCAGGCGGGCAACAAGATGAATCCCGCGCGTCAGGCCGAGCTTGGCGGCGGCGTGCCGGTTCAGGTGCCCGCGCTCACGGTCAACCGCGTGTGCGGGTCGGGCGCGCAAGCCATTGCGAGCGCCGCGCAAGAGGTGATGCTGGGTCTGGCCGACGTCGCGCTCGCCGGCGGCATGGAGAACATGGACCGTGCGCCTTATCTGCTGGATGGCGGCCGCTGGGGCTATCGCATGGGCAACGCCGAGATTCACGACAGCATGTTGCGCGACGGTCTCGTCGATGCGTTTTCGGGTCAGCATTCCGGCTGGCATACGGAAGACCTGGTGACGCAGTCCGCACTGACGCGCGCCGAGCAGGACAACTGGGCCGTGCGATCGCAGCAGCGCTTTGCCGCCGCACAAGCGGCGGGACGCTTCAAGGAAGAGATCGCCGCGGTCGAAGTGAAGGGCAAGAAGGGCATGGAGCGCATCGATACCGACGAAGCGCCGCGCCCCGACACGACGCTCGAAGCGCTCGCGAAGCTGCGTCCCGCGTTTCGCCCGGACGGCACGATCACGGCGGGCAACGCGCCCGGCCTGAACAGCGCGGCGAGCGCGATGCTCGTGGCCGAGCGCGGCTTCGCTGAAAGCGAGGGCCTCTCGCCGATGGTGAAGCTCGTGGCTTGGGGCGTGGCGGCGGTGGAGCCCGGCATGTTCGGCCTCGGCCCCGTGCCCGCCGTGCAACTCGCGCTGGGGCGCGCAGGCTGGTCGCTCGCCGATGTCGATCGCTTCGAGATCAACGAGGCATTCGCGGCGGTGCCGCTCGCGGTGATGAAGCAACTCGGCATTCCCGAGGACATCGTGAACGTGGAAGGCGGCGCGATCGCGCATGGTCACCCGATCGGCGCGACGGGTGCGATTCTCACCACGCGTCTTGCATGGTCGATGCAACGCGACGGGCTGCGTCGCGGCGTCGTGACGCTTTGCATCGGTGGCGGCCAGGGTATCGCGCTCGCGCTCGAGAAAGTATGA
- a CDS encoding BPSL1445 family SYLF domain-containing lipoprotein, protein MQRRNFMLTAAVTLASGGLTLAGCTTTTDTNSTASQNMSKRQSIDASVDGTLSRLFSTVKGSHELLAKSRGVLVFPEVLQAGFIVGAQYGEGALRVGGATVGYYSTASGSFGLQAGAQSKALIFAFMTQDALDKFRATDGWAAGADASVALVTVGANGVIDTNTATHPVEAFVLTNAGLMADVSLAGTKVTRLNI, encoded by the coding sequence ATGCAACGACGCAACTTCATGCTAACGGCGGCGGTCACCCTTGCCTCGGGCGGTCTCACGCTCGCGGGCTGTACCACGACCACGGATACGAATTCAACGGCGTCGCAGAACATGTCCAAGCGGCAGTCGATCGACGCGTCTGTGGACGGCACCCTCTCGCGGCTGTTTTCGACAGTGAAAGGCTCGCACGAGCTGCTCGCCAAGTCGCGCGGCGTGCTGGTGTTCCCCGAAGTGCTGCAGGCCGGCTTCATCGTCGGCGCGCAGTATGGCGAGGGCGCGTTGCGCGTGGGCGGCGCGACGGTCGGCTACTACAGCACCGCGTCGGGCTCGTTCGGCCTGCAGGCCGGCGCTCAGTCGAAGGCGCTCATCTTCGCGTTCATGACGCAGGACGCGCTCGACAAATTCCGCGCGACGGATGGCTGGGCAGCGGGCGCCGACGCATCGGTCGCGCTCGTGACCGTGGGCGCGAACGGCGTGATCGATACCAACACGGCCACGCACCCGGTGGAAGCCTTCGTGCTGACCAACGCGGGCCTGATGGCCGACGTTTCGCTGGCGGGCACCAAGGTCACGCGTCTGAATATCTGA
- a CDS encoding AraC family transcriptional regulator has translation MDLLSRLLALMPVAGRLDVRCHFGAPWRIDDPGTKEREIRYHVLVAGRAIVEDAHGAPVALHAGDIVLFPSGSAHVLHDGSGAAPAAVAKREENGVTVETNTGDGAAADVLCGRFLLPAVPQRLLRENLPARLVVHSTRDGTQPPERLVRLIALLRDEAYEAAPGSESLVNHLSGALFGLTLRYASAGDAPPRGLLALAQRPRLQPAIDAMFEAPGKPWTLPELAELCHMSRATFARHFDEAIGRSAADVLTDIRMTLAGRMLAQGNESVAEIGEFVGYQSDAAFQRGFKRHVGMTPAQWRALAREAPSGA, from the coding sequence ATGGATCTGCTGAGCCGCCTTCTCGCGCTGATGCCCGTAGCCGGGCGCCTCGACGTGCGCTGCCATTTCGGCGCGCCCTGGCGCATCGATGACCCCGGTACGAAGGAGCGCGAGATCCGTTACCACGTGCTGGTTGCCGGGCGCGCCATCGTCGAGGACGCGCACGGCGCGCCCGTCGCGCTCCATGCCGGCGACATCGTGCTGTTTCCCTCGGGCAGCGCGCACGTGCTGCACGACGGCAGCGGCGCGGCGCCTGCCGCCGTCGCCAAGCGCGAGGAAAACGGCGTGACCGTCGAAACGAATACGGGCGATGGCGCCGCCGCCGACGTGCTGTGCGGCCGCTTCCTGTTGCCAGCCGTGCCGCAGCGGCTGCTGCGCGAGAATCTGCCTGCGCGCCTCGTCGTGCATAGCACGCGCGACGGCACGCAACCGCCCGAACGTCTCGTACGCCTGATCGCGCTGTTGCGCGACGAAGCGTATGAGGCGGCGCCGGGCAGCGAGTCGCTCGTGAACCATCTTTCGGGCGCGCTCTTCGGGCTCACGCTGCGCTATGCCAGCGCCGGCGACGCCCCGCCGCGCGGCCTGCTCGCGCTCGCGCAGCGCCCGCGCCTGCAACCCGCCATCGACGCCATGTTCGAAGCGCCCGGCAAGCCCTGGACGCTGCCCGAGCTGGCCGAGCTTTGCCACATGTCGCGCGCGACCTTCGCGCGGCACTTCGACGAGGCCATCGGCCGCTCGGCCGCCGACGTGCTCACCGATATCCGCATGACGCTCGCGGGCCGCATGCTCGCGCAAGGCAACGAGAGCGTGGCGGAGATCGGCGAATTCGTGGGCTACCAGTCGGACGCCGCGTTCCAGCGCGGCTTCAAGCGCCATGTGGGCATGACGCCCGCGCAGTGGCGCGCGCTGGCGCGCGAGGCGCCTTCCGGCGCTTGA
- a CDS encoding efflux transporter outer membrane subunit has protein sequence MRLVLSLLSAAVLAACAVQPAQHPDLPATVHETAPVAWRIDAPQDAIEARAWWAQFGDPTLDALLATVLEGNLDLQAAAERVKQAQAITTQKHAALLPQLDFTAQGAYARQNTPPPLGYVKQAGAGLALSWSPDVFGGERLDLLAAQANLVGQKHALDAVRLALAADTASAYVDLRYAQAELKILQDNLEIRKRTLLLTQDRLKYGLSTQLDVARAQTQLSELQARIPRAQASIDHQLNLIAVYTGRTPESVAQLALAQTAPIPGVPASVPQMLPSEALLRRPDVQAAYATVQQRAAEVGVARAERYPKFTLNLTDGILAASYLGMPTLTDNLFSAAIGATSPIFNAGRITADIDQSESRMRESQLNLRQTMLQALREVEDSRSDLVSTATQTQQLNDALASSAQSLKLANQLYKGGATDFLDVLNAQQTLLADQDLLNDAQRERALAAVALYRSLGGGWSQSGDVVLAQDTPAHGG, from the coding sequence ATGCGCCTCGTCCTCTCTTTGCTTTCGGCGGCCGTACTCGCCGCTTGCGCGGTGCAGCCCGCGCAGCATCCCGACCTGCCTGCCACGGTGCACGAAACGGCGCCTGTGGCATGGCGTATCGACGCGCCGCAGGACGCCATCGAAGCGCGCGCCTGGTGGGCGCAGTTCGGCGATCCGACGCTCGACGCGCTGCTCGCCACGGTGCTCGAAGGCAACCTCGATTTGCAGGCCGCCGCCGAGCGCGTGAAGCAGGCGCAAGCGATCACCACGCAAAAGCACGCGGCGTTGCTGCCGCAACTCGACTTCACGGCACAAGGCGCTTATGCGCGGCAGAACACGCCGCCGCCGCTCGGCTACGTGAAGCAGGCGGGCGCAGGGCTCGCGCTGAGCTGGTCGCCCGACGTATTCGGCGGCGAGCGGCTCGATCTGCTTGCGGCGCAAGCGAACCTCGTGGGCCAGAAGCATGCGCTCGATGCCGTGCGTCTCGCGCTGGCGGCGGATACGGCATCGGCGTATGTCGATCTGCGCTATGCACAGGCCGAGTTGAAGATCCTTCAGGACAACCTGGAGATTCGCAAGCGCACGTTGCTGCTCACGCAAGACCGCCTGAAATACGGTCTTTCGACACAACTCGACGTCGCGCGCGCGCAAACGCAGCTAAGCGAACTGCAAGCACGCATCCCGCGCGCGCAAGCCAGCATCGATCATCAGTTGAACCTGATCGCGGTGTATACGGGGCGCACGCCGGAGTCCGTGGCGCAGCTCGCGCTCGCGCAAACCGCGCCCATTCCGGGCGTGCCCGCGAGCGTGCCGCAGATGCTGCCTTCCGAAGCGCTGCTGCGCCGCCCCGACGTGCAGGCCGCCTACGCCACCGTCCAGCAACGCGCGGCGGAAGTGGGCGTGGCACGCGCCGAGCGCTATCCGAAGTTCACGCTCAATCTCACGGACGGCATTCTCGCGGCGTCCTACCTCGGCATGCCCACGCTCACCGACAACCTCTTCAGCGCGGCGATCGGCGCGACGAGCCCGATCTTCAACGCGGGGCGCATCACGGCCGACATCGATCAGAGCGAGAGCCGCATGCGCGAGTCGCAGCTGAATCTTCGGCAGACCATGCTGCAGGCGTTGCGCGAGGTGGAAGACAGCCGCAGCGATCTCGTGAGCACGGCCACGCAGACGCAGCAGTTGAACGACGCGCTGGCCTCTTCGGCGCAGTCGCTCAAGCTGGCCAACCAGCTTTACAAGGGCGGCGCGACTGACTTTCTCGACGTGCTGAACGCGCAGCAAACCTTGCTCGCCGATCAGGACCTGCTCAACGACGCGCAGCGCGAGCGCGCGCTCGCGGCGGTGGCGCTCTACCGCTCGCTCGGCGGCGGATGGAGTCAGAGCGGGGACGTGGTGCTCGCTCAGGATACGCCCGCGCACGGCGGCTGA
- a CDS encoding carboxymuconolactone decarboxylase family protein — protein MSRLSAIKPEAATGAAAEIFAKIRKAVGKVPNAYATIGTHSPEALGALLNVEGVIAAGTLSKPDIEAIKLAVSEVAGCDYCLAAHTLAGKFAGLAPETMKAVRAGDATGDAKRDALVHFVRLLVTTHGTLPEAEVSAIREAGYTERQIVEIALAVTSITFTNLVNRINDTTMDFPAAP, from the coding sequence ATGTCCCGTCTTTCCGCCATCAAGCCCGAAGCCGCCACCGGCGCCGCCGCCGAAATCTTTGCGAAGATCCGCAAGGCCGTGGGCAAGGTGCCCAACGCGTACGCCACGATCGGCACGCACAGCCCCGAAGCACTGGGCGCGCTGCTCAACGTCGAAGGCGTGATTGCCGCCGGCACGCTGTCGAAGCCCGATATCGAAGCGATCAAGCTCGCGGTGAGCGAAGTGGCGGGTTGTGACTACTGTCTCGCGGCGCACACGCTGGCAGGCAAATTCGCGGGCCTCGCGCCGGAAACGATGAAGGCGGTGCGCGCAGGCGACGCGACCGGCGACGCAAAGCGCGACGCGCTCGTGCACTTCGTGCGCCTGCTGGTGACCACGCACGGCACCCTGCCTGAAGCGGAAGTGAGCGCGATTCGCGAAGCCGGTTATACCGAGCGTCAGATCGTGGAAATCGCGCTCGCCGTGACGTCGATTACGTTCACGAACCTCGTGAACCGCATCAACGATACGACGATGGATTTTCCAGCTGCGCCGTAA
- a CDS encoding DUF2950 domain-containing protein — translation MIRISARRLPHGYALAFGTALALFGAPALLPAPFGGAAYAQAVFATPEAAANAFTDALATNDQGAMKHVLGNDFTTFIPTQNIGQDDIDDYLGAWAKGHRVVPDATPVAGKASAHVEVGDSGWTLPIPIVQSGKGWHFDPREGASEILTRRIGRNERAAMLTSLAYVDAQNDYRNLTQHYAQRLVSTPGTHDGLYWPVEPGESESPLGPLAAAMPGNAKITPKDGYHGYHFRILTAQGPHASGGARSYLEKGDLSGGFALVAWPAQYGKTGVMSFIINQDGQLYQKNLGPNGAHTAEAIKAFDPDSSWQATKP, via the coding sequence ATGATCCGCATTTCCGCACGCCGTCTGCCGCACGGCTACGCCCTCGCGTTCGGTACGGCACTCGCGCTTTTTGGCGCGCCCGCGTTGCTGCCGGCCCCGTTCGGTGGCGCCGCTTACGCGCAAGCCGTCTTCGCCACGCCCGAAGCTGCCGCGAACGCGTTCACCGACGCACTCGCGACCAACGACCAGGGCGCCATGAAGCACGTGCTCGGCAACGATTTCACCACGTTCATCCCCACGCAGAACATCGGTCAGGACGACATCGACGACTACCTTGGCGCCTGGGCAAAGGGCCATCGTGTCGTGCCCGACGCCACGCCGGTTGCCGGCAAGGCGAGCGCTCATGTCGAAGTGGGTGACAGTGGCTGGACGCTGCCCATCCCTATCGTGCAGTCGGGCAAGGGTTGGCATTTCGACCCGCGTGAAGGCGCGAGCGAAATTCTCACGCGCCGCATTGGCCGCAACGAGCGTGCGGCCATGCTCACCTCGCTCGCCTACGTCGACGCGCAGAACGACTACCGCAATCTCACGCAGCATTACGCACAGCGGCTCGTGAGCACGCCGGGCACGCACGACGGTTTGTACTGGCCGGTCGAGCCGGGCGAGTCCGAAAGTCCGCTCGGGCCGCTCGCGGCAGCCATGCCGGGCAATGCGAAGATCACGCCGAAGGACGGATATCACGGCTATCACTTCCGCATTCTCACCGCGCAGGGGCCGCACGCCAGCGGTGGTGCACGCAGCTATCTCGAGAAGGGGGATCTGAGCGGCGGTTTCGCGCTCGTGGCCTGGCCGGCGCAATATGGCAAGACGGGCGTGATGAGCTTCATCATCAACCAGGACGGCCAGCTCTATCAGAAGAACCTCGGACCGAATGGCGCGCATACGGCGGAGGCGATCAAGGCATTCGATCCCGACTCGTCCTGGCAGGCCACCAAACCTTGA
- a CDS encoding DUF3300 domain-containing protein: MKTSGASQRLAWLVCATLAGAPLFVGPLGPTAALAQNAAHLSSQQLDSLTAPIALYPDALLAQVLMAATFPQDVSAAAAWTKSNPNLKGDDAVKAVASEPWDPSVQSLVAFPQVLETMASKPDWVQQIGNAFLAQPNDVMDSVQRLRVQAQKAGNLKSNEQQKVVVQPASGTSTTQTIVIEPANPQVVYVPTYNPTVVYGAWPYPAYPPVYMPPPPGYAIASGFVSGLAFGAGIAVANSLWGGFNWNNHDVNINVNRYNNINVNNRINSANGTANWNRNANVERRQNYNNANLNGQRNQYRGYDQSRQQAMQTLQNRTGENMSGNAQQRLQGIQEGGRPNANGGNGPNGNRGNELNNRGQNGGQNANRGNELNNRGQNGGQNANRGNELNNRGQNGAQNANRANDLNNRAQNTNRDNALRGAGDGANARLDQQRGQQSRTAFQGGGGGGGFHAGGGGGFHGGGGGGFGGGGGGGGRHFGRR, encoded by the coding sequence GTGAAAACATCCGGTGCAAGCCAGCGCCTTGCATGGCTCGTGTGTGCCACACTCGCGGGTGCGCCGCTTTTCGTGGGGCCGCTTGGACCCACTGCCGCGCTCGCGCAGAACGCGGCGCATCTCTCCAGCCAGCAACTCGATTCACTCACCGCGCCTATCGCGCTGTATCCCGACGCGCTGCTCGCGCAGGTGCTCATGGCCGCCACGTTCCCGCAAGACGTGTCCGCCGCCGCCGCGTGGACGAAGTCCAATCCGAATCTCAAGGGCGATGACGCGGTGAAGGCCGTGGCTTCCGAGCCTTGGGACCCGAGCGTGCAGTCGCTCGTGGCGTTCCCGCAGGTGCTCGAAACCATGGCTTCGAAGCCCGACTGGGTTCAGCAGATCGGCAACGCGTTTCTCGCGCAGCCCAACGACGTGATGGACTCCGTGCAGCGTCTGCGCGTGCAGGCGCAGAAAGCGGGCAACCTCAAGTCCAACGAGCAGCAGAAGGTCGTGGTTCAGCCGGCGTCGGGCACTTCGACCACGCAGACCATCGTGATCGAGCCTGCGAATCCGCAGGTGGTCTATGTGCCCACCTATAACCCCACGGTGGTTTATGGCGCGTGGCCATATCCGGCCTATCCGCCCGTGTATATGCCGCCGCCTCCGGGGTACGCCATTGCCTCGGGTTTCGTGAGCGGACTCGCGTTCGGTGCGGGCATCGCGGTCGCGAACTCGCTGTGGGGCGGCTTCAACTGGAACAACCATGACGTGAACATCAACGTCAATCGCTACAACAACATCAACGTCAATAACCGCATCAACTCGGCCAACGGTACGGCGAACTGGAATCGCAACGCCAATGTCGAGCGCCGACAGAACTACAACAACGCGAACCTGAACGGCCAGCGCAACCAGTACCGCGGCTATGACCAGTCGCGCCAGCAGGCCATGCAGACCTTGCAGAACCGCACCGGCGAGAACATGAGCGGCAATGCCCAACAGAGGTTGCAAGGCATCCAGGAGGGCGGCAGGCCGAATGCCAACGGCGGCAACGGGCCGAACGGCAATCGCGGCAACGAACTCAACAACCGCGGGCAGAACGGCGGGCAAAACGCAAACCGTGGCAACGAGCTCAACAACCGCGGGCAGAACGGCGGCCAAAACGCAAACCGTGGCAACGAACTGAACAACCGTGGGCAGAACGGCGCGCAAAACGCGAACCGCGCGAACGACCTCAACAACCGCGCGCAGAACACGAATCGCGACAACGCGTTACGCGGCGCGGGCGACGGCGCCAATGCGCGCCTCGATCAACAGCGCGGTCAGCAAAGCCGTACCGCGTTCCAGGGCGGCGGAGGCGGCGGTGGCTTCCATGCCGGCGGTGGTGGTGGCTTCCATGGTGGTGGCGGCGGCGGGTTCGGCGGAGGCGGGGGTGGCGGCGGACGTCACTTCGGCCGTCGATAA
- a CDS encoding MarR family winged helix-turn-helix transcriptional regulator, translated as MTKRITREECNCFALRQAARFVTQLYERHLSQADVTAAQFTILSRLAGRPDATAAELSDDLVMDRTTLVRALKPLQRDGLVLTAAAEHDTRTLVYRLSAAGLRRYDKAHALWLDAQAEFEQHMKRDRAKALRTELFALTKAAAG; from the coding sequence ATGACGAAGCGGATCACACGCGAGGAATGCAACTGTTTTGCGCTGCGGCAGGCGGCACGTTTCGTCACGCAGCTCTATGAGCGGCATCTCTCGCAGGCGGACGTCACGGCCGCGCAATTCACCATCCTCTCGCGCCTCGCGGGGCGGCCCGACGCCACGGCCGCCGAACTCTCCGACGACCTCGTGATGGACCGCACGACGCTCGTGCGCGCGTTGAAGCCGTTGCAGCGCGACGGCCTCGTGCTTACGGCGGCGGCCGAGCACGACACGCGCACGCTGGTCTACCGCTTATCGGCTGCGGGCTTGCGCCGCTACGACAAGGCACACGCGTTGTGGCTCGACGCGCAGGCCGAGTTCGAGCAGCACATGAAGCGCGACCGCGCGAAGGCGCTGCGCACCGAACTCTTTGCACTCACGAAGGCTGCAGCGGGCTGA
- a CDS encoding YeeE/YedE family protein codes for MSDLSTPLARAPRRLDSINPRPLGIALVLVALGAVYLAQTVSARQAALYVVGALLGMTLYHAAFGFTSAWRVFIADGRGAGLRAQMVMLAIGVLLFFPALSAGTLFGHPVTGLVSPAGTSVIVGAFMFGVGMQLGGGCASGTLYTVGGGSTRMVVTLIAFIVGSVVATAHMPFWTSMPQLKPFSFVNALGAAPAIVLNLVVFALIAALTVVVEKRRHGRLVNEPRAQHTSPWLHGPWPLLAGAVALAILNFATLALSGRPWGVTSAFALWGAKGFASLGIDVASWKYWMAGPNAAALAAPASHDVTTVMDIGIVLGAMAAASLAGRYAPVWRVPLRSLLAAVIGGLLLGYGARLAYGCNIGAYFSGIVSGSLHGWLWLVCAFAGNVLGTKLRPLFGLEVERVKNTGC; via the coding sequence ATGTCCGATCTCTCCACGCCGCTCGCGCGCGCGCCGCGCCGCCTCGACTCCATCAATCCCAGGCCGCTAGGCATCGCGCTCGTGCTCGTCGCGCTCGGCGCGGTGTATCTCGCGCAGACCGTGAGCGCGCGTCAGGCCGCGCTCTACGTGGTTGGCGCGCTGCTCGGCATGACGCTCTATCACGCGGCGTTCGGCTTCACTTCCGCGTGGCGCGTGTTTATCGCCGACGGCCGCGGCGCTGGCCTGCGTGCGCAGATGGTCATGCTCGCCATCGGCGTGCTGCTGTTCTTTCCGGCGCTCTCGGCGGGAACGCTCTTCGGCCATCCGGTCACGGGCCTCGTTTCCCCCGCGGGCACGTCGGTCATCGTCGGCGCGTTCATGTTCGGCGTGGGCATGCAACTGGGCGGCGGCTGCGCCTCGGGAACGCTCTATACCGTGGGCGGCGGCAGCACGCGCATGGTCGTGACGCTCATCGCCTTTATCGTGGGCTCGGTGGTCGCCACCGCGCACATGCCGTTCTGGACGTCGATGCCGCAATTGAAGCCGTTCTCGTTCGTGAACGCGCTCGGCGCCGCGCCCGCCATCGTGCTCAACCTCGTGGTGTTCGCGCTCATCGCCGCGCTGACCGTGGTCGTCGAAAAGCGCCGCCACGGCCGCCTCGTCAACGAGCCGCGCGCGCAGCACACCTCGCCGTGGCTGCATGGCCCGTGGCCGCTGCTGGCCGGCGCGGTCGCGCTCGCGATCCTCAATTTCGCGACGCTCGCGCTCTCGGGCAGGCCCTGGGGCGTGACCTCGGCGTTCGCGCTGTGGGGCGCTAAGGGTTTCGCTTCGCTCGGCATCGACGTGGCGAGCTGGAAGTACTGGATGGCCGGCCCGAACGCCGCCGCGCTCGCCGCCCCGGCCAGCCACGACGTCACCACCGTCATGGACATCGGCATCGTGCTCGGTGCCATGGCCGCGGCATCGCTCGCGGGCCGCTACGCGCCGGTGTGGCGCGTTCCGTTGCGCTCGCTCCTGGCGGCCGTGATCGGCGGCCTGCTGCTCGGCTATGGCGCACGCCTCGCTTACGGCTGCAATATCGGCGCGTACTTCAGCGGTATCGTCTCGGGCAGCCTGCACGGCTGGCTGTGGCTCGTGTGCGCGTTCGCGGGCAATGTGCTCGGCACGAAGCTGCGCCCCTTGTTCGGTCTCGAAGTCGAGCGCGTGAAGAATACGGGCTGCTGA
- a CDS encoding TAXI family TRAP transporter solute-binding subunit encodes MRRYRPPPPNFLRDHAHPAWRDIALTTLPVALFCAVVVGLVLWLVDPAPPRTITISAGPADSSFMQMAQAYRAILARNGVTLKILESDGSVQNLQRLLDPKQHVDLAFVQGGVADGVDTRSLMSLGSVAYLPIIVFYRGSGLTRLGDLDGMRIAIGRVGSGTRELALKLLSANGLDPGGDSTFLPLDGMDAATALVSGRVEAAMLSGDSTTRALMLRLLDIPGISVMSFGEAAAYTRLFPYLESVDLPPGVLDLRRRQPRETVHLIGPTVELVARDTLHPALSDLLIEAAGEVNGAPGLLQSEGQFPSPAVHDFRVSEDATRYYKSGKSFLYRALPFWLASVTDRLLVLLLPLAVLVIPALRTIPALYRWRVRSRIYRYYGALIAIERDALKHTNEEERRALVDELDEIERSLNTLRMPLAYADAFYVLREHVGFVRMHLSANESQSHSSAV; translated from the coding sequence ATGAGACGATATCGACCGCCGCCACCCAACTTTCTGCGTGACCACGCGCATCCAGCCTGGCGCGATATTGCGCTGACAACGCTGCCCGTGGCGCTGTTCTGTGCGGTGGTGGTCGGTCTTGTGCTCTGGCTCGTCGACCCGGCGCCGCCGCGCACGATCACGATCAGCGCGGGCCCCGCCGACAGCTCCTTCATGCAGATGGCGCAAGCCTACCGCGCGATCCTCGCGCGCAACGGCGTGACGCTCAAGATCCTCGAATCGGACGGCTCGGTGCAGAACCTGCAACGCTTGCTCGATCCGAAGCAACACGTGGACCTCGCCTTCGTGCAGGGCGGCGTGGCCGACGGCGTGGACACACGCTCGCTCATGTCGCTCGGCAGCGTGGCCTATCTGCCTATCATCGTGTTCTATCGCGGCTCGGGCCTCACGCGGCTCGGCGACCTCGACGGCATGCGCATCGCCATTGGCCGCGTGGGCAGCGGCACACGCGAGCTTGCGCTCAAGCTGCTCTCCGCGAATGGCCTCGACCCCGGCGGCGACTCCACGTTCCTGCCGCTCGACGGCATGGACGCGGCCACGGCGCTTGTCTCCGGCCGCGTCGAGGCCGCCATGCTGAGCGGCGACTCGACCACGCGCGCCCTGATGCTGCGCCTGCTCGACATCCCCGGCATATCGGTCATGAGCTTTGGCGAAGCGGCTGCCTATACGCGGCTCTTTCCGTACCTGGAGAGCGTCGACCTGCCGCCGGGCGTGCTCGATTTGCGCAGGCGCCAACCGCGCGAAACGGTGCACCTGATCGGCCCGACTGTCGAGCTCGTCGCGCGTGACACGCTGCATCCCGCGCTCTCCGATCTGCTGATCGAAGCGGCGGGCGAGGTGAACGGCGCGCCCGGGCTGCTGCAGAGCGAGGGCCAGTTTCCGAGCCCGGCGGTGCACGACTTCCGCGTGAGTGAAGATGCCACGCGCTATTACAAGTCGGGCAAGAGCTTTCTCTATCGCGCGCTGCCGTTCTGGCTTGCCAGCGTCACGGACCGCTTGCTGGTGCTGCTGCTGCCGTTGGCGGTGCTCGTGATTCCCGCATTGCGCACGATCCCGGCGCTGTATCGCTGGCGCGTGCGTTCGCGCATCTATCGCTATTACGGCGCGCTGATCGCCATCGAGCGCGACGCGCTCAAGCATACGAACGAAGAAGAGCGGCGTGCGCTGGTCGACGAACTCGACGAGATCGAGCGCTCGCTCAACACGCTGCGCATGCCGCTCGCGTACGCCGACGCGTTCTACGTGCTGCGCGAACACGTAGGGTTCGTGCGTATGCACTTGAGTGCAAACGAGTCGCAGTCGCACTCCAGCGCGGTCTGA